Proteins from one Leptonema illini DSM 21528 genomic window:
- a CDS encoding methyl-accepting chemotaxis protein: protein MNLFKNWTLQARIISFTALLILLVTGIVTALSIIKLETSYVADHVEKARSLTILAEGVRERTSRIYWNEKDREGSIALLKDDWEKHVKTVVPILSAIQVMEMQAKDLGIEFRVPKEYPRNPDNKPDAKQLEILKKLQSEDLIEHYYIDTDRNEVKYYRAIRLSAECLNCHGDPRDSERIWGRDDGKDITGAKMEGWKEGEVHGAFELTMPLGELQAMKQEMIIQDVGIGLALFIGSMIAITILFRLVVKQPISALNGVIERLSGGDFTVISEIDTDSIRKDEIGSILRNVVALSEKLSLTLEQVRSNADGLFQASREVSNAAQELSESTSEQAANLEETTASLEQISSIIDQNAEHAAETRKMAVTTAGEATEGGQAVDETVGAMKVIAEKIAIIEEIAYQTNLLALNAAIEAARAGEHGRGFAVVAGEVRKLAERSQLAAQEISALAGSSVKLSENAGSRINAILPGIQKTADLIQEIAVASQQQMDGIQQINQAMAQIDEVTQKNASSSEELAATAEELSSQAEGLMQAVAFFRLQASKMERQRKNGAPQTKSETDRPTDASGHYMKF from the coding sequence ATGAATCTTTTCAAAAACTGGACATTACAGGCCCGTATCATATCGTTCACGGCCCTGCTTATCCTGCTGGTTACAGGCATCGTCACAGCACTGTCCATCATAAAACTTGAGACAAGCTACGTAGCCGATCATGTTGAAAAGGCCAGATCCTTGACCATCCTGGCCGAAGGCGTACGCGAGCGAACCTCGAGAATCTACTGGAACGAGAAGGACCGCGAAGGCAGTATCGCTCTTCTTAAAGACGACTGGGAGAAGCATGTCAAAACCGTCGTGCCTATTCTTTCTGCGATTCAGGTCATGGAGATGCAGGCAAAGGATCTCGGCATCGAGTTTCGCGTTCCGAAAGAATATCCGCGCAATCCCGACAACAAGCCTGATGCGAAACAGCTTGAAATCCTTAAAAAATTGCAGAGCGAAGATCTTATCGAGCACTATTACATAGATACCGACCGTAACGAGGTTAAATACTATCGAGCCATCCGGCTTTCGGCCGAGTGCCTGAACTGTCACGGAGATCCGCGCGATTCGGAACGCATCTGGGGGCGTGACGACGGCAAAGACATCACCGGCGCTAAAATGGAGGGCTGGAAAGAAGGCGAGGTTCACGGAGCCTTCGAACTCACCATGCCGCTCGGCGAGCTACAGGCCATGAAACAGGAGATGATCATTCAGGATGTCGGCATCGGCCTCGCCCTCTTTATCGGTTCGATGATCGCGATCACGATTCTGTTCCGACTCGTCGTGAAGCAACCTATCAGCGCTCTGAACGGCGTCATCGAAAGGCTATCGGGCGGAGACTTCACCGTCATATCAGAGATCGATACCGACAGCATTCGAAAAGATGAGATCGGCTCCATACTCAGAAATGTCGTAGCACTAAGTGAAAAGCTCAGCCTCACTCTCGAACAGGTCCGCTCCAACGCTGACGGCCTTTTCCAGGCCTCCCGCGAGGTTTCCAACGCCGCACAGGAGTTAAGCGAATCAACGAGCGAACAGGCGGCTAACCTTGAAGAGACGACGGCATCGCTCGAACAGATCTCAAGCATCATCGATCAAAACGCCGAACATGCGGCTGAAACGCGCAAGATGGCCGTCACGACGGCCGGCGAGGCCACCGAAGGCGGACAGGCCGTCGACGAAACGGTCGGCGCCATGAAAGTCATCGCCGAGAAGATCGCCATCATCGAAGAGATCGCCTATCAGACGAACCTGCTTGCCCTGAACGCCGCCATCGAGGCGGCCCGAGCCGGCGAACACGGTCGCGGCTTCGCCGTAGTCGCCGGCGAGGTGAGAAAGTTAGCCGAACGCAGTCAGCTTGCAGCCCAGGAGATCTCGGCTCTTGCAGGCAGCAGCGTCAAGCTGTCTGAGAACGCAGGCTCGCGCATCAACGCCATCCTGCCGGGCATTCAAAAGACGGCGGACCTGATTCAGGAGATCGCCGTCGCCTCGCAGCAGCAGATGGACGGCATCCAGCAGATCAATCAGGCGATGGCGCAGATCGATGAAGTGACGCAGAAGAACGCATCAAGCTCCGAAGAGCTTGCGGCGACGGCAGAAGAGCTTTCATCGCAGGCCGAAGGCCTCATGCAGGCCGTCGCTTTCTTCAGATTGCAGGCGTCGAAGATGGAGCGGCAGCGAAAGAACGGCGCCCCGCAAACGAAATCCGAGACGGACAGACCGACGGATGCGTCGGGTCATTACATGAAATTCTGA
- a CDS encoding acyltransferase, giving the protein MTLPVSQFVRLLSILAVLTIHATYTAQMNYRTPETAGMTDFIGVLLNQLSRFAVPVFVFLSGYGLAIRFRDGQSLYASAADFYKNRMMRIGIPFVVWTIGLLLLNNRMGWFADLGLAGSLWKSVKTLLWTMWATGADYHFYFFTIILWCYLFFPFLIRIRLGSALNYTVLALLLLLQLSYQTPSHLFFHEMGIDRPRFPSSFFISWLFYFYAGITLARKDASTERVDRPLMIVLAALAVTLSFAAVFAEYLYRNDGQDPGNFDHFHRYTIWCYAMSVVWLFRSLNGPLDSLLHGSVASGGSGGTIGSTISYLAGISFTVYIIHTWILRVLADLPLFLKLGLLFALAFGAAAALDRLLSRRDAGIVRFLRLALGLPA; this is encoded by the coding sequence GTGACTCTGCCCGTTTCTCAATTCGTTCGCCTGTTATCCATCCTTGCCGTCTTAACCATCCATGCGACCTATACGGCGCAGATGAACTATCGAACCCCTGAAACGGCCGGCATGACCGACTTCATCGGCGTGCTTTTGAATCAGCTTTCGCGTTTCGCCGTTCCCGTTTTCGTTTTTCTTTCGGGCTATGGGCTGGCCATACGCTTTCGCGACGGACAGAGTCTTTACGCTTCGGCTGCGGATTTCTATAAGAACCGGATGATGCGCATCGGCATCCCCTTTGTCGTCTGGACGATCGGCCTGCTTCTGCTGAACAATCGCATGGGATGGTTTGCCGATCTCGGCCTCGCCGGCTCTCTCTGGAAAAGCGTGAAGACGCTTCTGTGGACGATGTGGGCGACGGGAGCGGATTATCATTTCTATTTTTTCACGATCATCCTGTGGTGTTATCTATTCTTCCCTTTTCTTATCAGGATTCGCCTCGGTTCCGCTCTTAACTATACGGTGCTGGCCCTGCTTCTGCTCTTACAGCTCAGCTATCAGACGCCGTCGCATCTTTTCTTTCATGAGATGGGAATCGATCGACCGAGATTCCCCTCCTCTTTCTTCATCTCCTGGCTTTTCTATTTCTACGCCGGAATCACCCTGGCCCGCAAAGACGCCTCTACCGAGAGGGTCGATCGTCCGCTTATGATCGTGCTGGCCGCCCTTGCCGTGACGCTCAGCTTCGCCGCCGTTTTCGCCGAGTATCTGTATCGTAACGACGGACAGGATCCTGGCAACTTCGATCATTTTCACCGCTATACGATCTGGTGCTATGCGATGTCTGTGGTCTGGCTTTTCAGATCACTGAACGGGCCTCTTGATTCTTTATTGCATGGTTCCGTTGCATCTGGCGGTTCTGGCGGAACAATCGGATCGACGATTTCTTATCTGGCCGGCATCTCCTTTACCGTCTATATCATCCACACGTGGATACTGCGGGTGCTGGCCGATCTGCCGCTTTTTCTAAAGCTGGGGCTGCTGTTTGCGCTGGCATTCGGCGCCGCCGCAGCCCTCGATCGCCTGCTGTCCCGGCGTGATGCCGGCATCGTCCGATTCCTGCGTCTGGCGCTCGGTCTGCCGGCGTAA
- a CDS encoding radical SAM/SPASM domain-containing protein yields MVSAPFSSESSDPLFDFQLTVIKEESASYLSLMPGPTLPEAARRYLEEYLQQTRKYRNIGTDDQIRFSLYQPVMNSEAGRRSLYMRLRRKFAKERLPQAATIGVTKACQCRCAHCSADYHMASANKNLSDAQLQQAVKEAVELGVTNIILLGGEPLLRRGLESIIEAVDDRAQAVMFTNGEYLTAGRCRSLVAAGLSGVFVSLDSPEAGEHDALRKRPGLFHKLAEGIANAKEAGLAVAVSSYLTTERVQDGVFERTMELAREWQANEVTFFDAIPVGRMSSDCCTFLDMPTRRMIDSLTRAYRARPEYPAVTPQSILTSEIGSSFCFAANTQFYLSSTGDMCPCDFTPLTIGRYPDESIDTLWKRMIATPQYRRRSKVCRMQDPEFRRATIERIPADAALPYPIEAL; encoded by the coding sequence GTGGTATCTGCGCCTTTCTCCAGTGAATCATCCGATCCTCTTTTTGATTTTCAGCTAACCGTCATTAAAGAAGAAAGCGCCAGTTATCTCAGTCTGATGCCCGGACCGACGCTGCCTGAGGCGGCCCGACGCTATCTTGAAGAGTATCTTCAGCAAACGCGAAAATACCGCAATATAGGAACAGACGATCAGATTCGCTTCAGCCTTTATCAACCTGTGATGAATTCAGAAGCGGGCCGCCGATCACTCTACATGCGATTGCGCCGCAAGTTTGCGAAAGAGCGTCTTCCGCAGGCGGCGACGATCGGCGTCACAAAGGCATGCCAGTGCCGGTGTGCCCATTGCAGCGCCGATTATCACATGGCATCTGCCAATAAAAACCTCAGCGACGCGCAGCTGCAACAGGCCGTAAAAGAAGCCGTCGAACTGGGCGTCACCAACATCATCTTACTTGGAGGCGAGCCGCTTCTACGCCGCGGCCTGGAAAGCATCATCGAAGCGGTCGATGATCGAGCGCAGGCGGTCATGTTCACAAACGGCGAATATCTGACGGCAGGACGTTGCCGGTCCCTTGTCGCCGCCGGGTTAAGCGGAGTCTTTGTTTCGCTTGATTCTCCCGAAGCAGGCGAGCACGACGCGCTGCGAAAGCGCCCGGGGCTTTTTCATAAACTTGCCGAGGGAATTGCCAATGCGAAAGAGGCCGGCCTTGCCGTCGCCGTATCGTCGTATCTTACGACGGAGCGGGTGCAGGATGGCGTATTCGAGCGCACGATGGAACTCGCCCGCGAATGGCAGGCGAACGAGGTGACGTTCTTCGACGCGATTCCCGTCGGACGCATGTCGTCGGATTGCTGCACCTTTCTCGATATGCCGACACGCCGAATGATCGATTCGTTAACCAGGGCCTACCGGGCCCGCCCGGAGTATCCGGCGGTGACGCCGCAGAGTATTCTCACATCTGAAATCGGAAGCAGCTTCTGCTTCGCGGCGAATACGCAGTTCTATCTGTCGAGCACGGGCGATATGTGTCCGTGCGACTTCACCCCGCTGACGATCGGACGTTATCCGGACGAGAGCATCGATACTCTATGGAAGCGCATGATCGCGACGCCGCAGTATCGCCGCCGATCGAAGGTCTGTCGCATGCAGGATCCGGAGTTTCGCAGGGCGACGATTGAGCGCATCCCCGCCGACGCCGCATTGCCGTATCCGATCGAAGCGCTCTGA
- a CDS encoding alanine/glycine:cation symporter family protein, translated as MNLNVILFSQMPPMAVLATVLTAIDEGIGALNDIVWGPLMLALLFGTHIFLTFRLRFIQRFIPLGIRISMKKDTGTGDVSQAGALATALAATVGTGNIVGVATAVGLGGPGAVLWMWLTGVFGIATKYAEALLSIRYREIDENGNIVGGPMFVLEKGLKMRWAGVLFAVLTVIASFGIGNMVQAHSISDLLHDNAGVSPFITGAVLAILTALVILGGLRRIAGVCEALVPLMAVIYMAATVLLLIMGWQTLPATIQLIFESAFSGQAAVGGFLGAGLREAIRFGIARGLFSNESGMGSAPIVAAAAKTRNPVRQALVSSTGTFWDTVVICALTGLVLVNTGVWQSGQKGAPLTAMAFEQLGPVGPIVLTICLLLFVFSTIIGWSYYGERALEYLAGVKSLIPFRIIWVAVVFLGAVTEMHVVWNFADTANALMAIPNLLALLLLSGVVVKETRRWLWSGNIDEEDPELKG; from the coding sequence ATGAATCTGAATGTCATTCTCTTTTCACAGATGCCGCCGATGGCCGTTCTAGCGACCGTTCTCACTGCCATCGACGAAGGCATCGGCGCGCTGAACGATATCGTCTGGGGGCCCCTGATGCTGGCCCTTCTCTTCGGCACGCACATCTTCCTCACCTTTCGTCTGCGCTTCATTCAGCGTTTTATACCGCTCGGCATCCGCATCTCTATGAAGAAAGACACAGGGACGGGCGATGTGAGCCAGGCCGGCGCTCTGGCCACGGCTCTTGCGGCGACGGTGGGCACGGGCAATATCGTCGGCGTGGCAACGGCCGTCGGTCTTGGCGGCCCGGGCGCCGTGCTCTGGATGTGGCTAACGGGAGTGTTCGGTATCGCTACGAAGTATGCAGAGGCGCTGCTCTCGATTCGCTATCGGGAGATCGACGAGAACGGCAATATCGTCGGTGGTCCGATGTTCGTTCTGGAGAAAGGCCTGAAGATGAGATGGGCCGGCGTTCTCTTCGCCGTACTCACCGTCATCGCCTCGTTTGGCATCGGCAATATGGTGCAGGCCCATTCCATATCAGATCTGCTTCACGACAATGCGGGCGTTTCTCCTTTTATAACGGGAGCCGTTCTTGCGATTCTTACCGCCCTTGTGATTCTTGGCGGCCTGCGTCGCATCGCCGGCGTTTGCGAGGCGCTTGTTCCTTTGATGGCCGTCATCTATATGGCGGCGACCGTTCTGTTACTGATTATGGGATGGCAGACGCTGCCGGCGACCATACAGCTGATCTTTGAATCTGCCTTTTCGGGCCAGGCGGCCGTCGGCGGCTTCCTGGGCGCAGGTCTTCGTGAGGCCATCCGCTTTGGTATTGCTCGCGGCCTTTTCTCGAACGAATCGGGTATGGGAAGCGCCCCGATCGTCGCCGCGGCGGCAAAGACGCGAAACCCCGTTCGTCAGGCCCTCGTTTCTTCGACGGGAACGTTCTGGGATACGGTCGTCATCTGCGCCCTTACAGGCCTTGTGCTTGTAAACACCGGAGTGTGGCAGTCCGGCCAGAAAGGGGCGCCGCTCACGGCGATGGCATTCGAACAGCTGGGACCGGTCGGTCCGATCGTTCTCACGATCTGCCTTCTGCTTTTCGTTTTCAGCACCATCATCGGATGGTCGTATTATGGCGAGCGCGCCCTTGAATATCTGGCCGGCGTGAAATCGCTGATTCCGTTTCGCATTATCTGGGTTGCGGTCGTTTTTCTTGGAGCTGTAACCGAGATGCATGTCGTCTGGAATTTTGCCGACACGGCCAATGCGCTTATGGCCATCCCGAACCTTCTCGCATTACTGCTGCTCTCGGGCGTCGTTGTGAAAGAAACGCGGCGCTGGTTGTGGTCGGGCAACATCGACGAAGAAGATCCGGAATTGAAAGGCTAA
- a CDS encoding bifunctional 5,10-methylenetetrahydrofolate dehydrogenase/5,10-methenyltetrahydrofolate cyclohydrolase, translating into MTSQTNPVLLDGKTLAAKIRGELKDRSIKLQKEKGKRPVLATILVGADPASATYVKMKGKACESCEMDSKKVELPDTTTTEQLLAVIDELNADDTIDGILLQHPVPSQIDERLCFDRILPEKDVDGVTTVGFGRISFGLPAYASCTPAGIMRLLAEYNIPLQGKRAVVVGRSAILGRPLAALLLEANATVTVCHSRTTNLPDVVREGDLVFACVGKPNFIKGDWLKEGVVLVDAGYNEGNVGDADYESCYPKSSFITPVPGGVGPMTIAMLLSHTVAEAERKVSAR; encoded by the coding sequence ATGACCTCTCAGACGAATCCCGTACTCCTTGATGGAAAGACCCTGGCCGCAAAGATCCGCGGTGAACTGAAAGATCGTTCCATAAAACTTCAAAAGGAAAAGGGCAAGCGGCCCGTGCTTGCCACCATTCTTGTCGGCGCCGATCCGGCATCGGCCACCTACGTGAAGATGAAAGGCAAGGCCTGCGAATCGTGCGAGATGGACTCAAAGAAGGTCGAGCTGCCCGACACGACGACGACCGAACAGCTGCTTGCCGTCATCGACGAACTGAACGCCGATGATACGATCGACGGCATCCTGCTTCAACATCCTGTTCCGTCGCAGATCGACGAACGCCTCTGCTTTGATCGCATTCTGCCCGAGAAGGACGTCGACGGCGTGACCACAGTCGGCTTCGGTCGCATCAGCTTCGGATTGCCCGCCTATGCATCGTGTACGCCTGCCGGTATCATGAGGCTGCTTGCCGAGTATAACATTCCGCTTCAGGGCAAGCGAGCCGTCGTCGTCGGACGTTCGGCCATCCTCGGTCGTCCGCTGGCCGCTCTTCTGCTTGAGGCGAACGCCACCGTAACGGTCTGCCATTCAAGAACGACGAATCTGCCCGACGTCGTGCGCGAAGGCGACCTCGTTTTCGCCTGCGTCGGTAAGCCGAACTTCATCAAAGGGGATTGGCTGAAAGAAGGCGTCGTGCTTGTGGACGCCGGCTATAACGAAGGCAACGTAGGCGACGCCGATTATGAATCGTGTTATCCGAAGTCTTCGTTTATCACGCCCGTTCCGGGTGGAGTCGGTCCGATGACGATCGCCATGCTGCTCAGTCATACCGTAGCGGAGGCCGAACGGAAAGTATCCGCTCGATAA
- a CDS encoding TrmH family RNA methyltransferase: protein MKRIYGRRPVEEFFRSKPDPSAVRRIYVSTSLPKKFMAILLPFMKGMKDRIEERPRAELDKICDGNHQGIVVEVTDAGALASVQAAGGLRRPDPARTIREALENHPGLYVLTDRVQDAQNLGSLIRSAEALGAMALIVTGKGVRPNEVSDRISAGGSQHLPVFIMANPDGLLRDAMDRQYWVLAAAGRPDDEHQSGAESLAAEPEEKYGSDYALEIDINDDDEDDDDDEEQEDRAGSDEDGRAGQDELAGRRAKRSNETILAEFGRGRAKQISMAKGKGSGPVYLWTDEVDELPENGRYILMIGHEGEGLKRSLIERSDYVISIPMHGRLSSLNAAVAGAILIERILSVRPPLRYD from the coding sequence ATGAAACGTATTTACGGAAGACGACCCGTCGAAGAATTCTTTCGCAGCAAGCCCGATCCGTCGGCTGTGCGGCGTATCTATGTATCTACCTCTCTGCCGAAGAAGTTCATGGCCATCCTTCTGCCTTTCATGAAAGGTATGAAGGATCGCATCGAAGAGCGGCCGCGAGCCGAACTCGATAAGATCTGCGACGGCAACCATCAGGGCATCGTCGTCGAGGTCACCGATGCAGGCGCTCTGGCCTCCGTTCAGGCGGCCGGCGGTCTGCGAAGGCCTGATCCGGCGCGGACGATTCGCGAGGCGCTTGAGAATCATCCCGGCCTTTATGTATTAACCGACCGCGTTCAGGATGCGCAGAATCTCGGCTCGCTAATTCGTAGCGCTGAGGCGCTCGGAGCGATGGCCCTCATCGTTACCGGAAAAGGCGTGCGACCGAACGAGGTGTCGGATCGCATCTCAGCCGGCGGTTCGCAGCATCTGCCCGTATTTATCATGGCTAATCCCGATGGACTTCTTCGCGACGCCATGGACCGTCAATACTGGGTGCTGGCCGCCGCCGGACGTCCTGACGACGAACATCAATCCGGAGCGGAGTCGCTTGCCGCCGAGCCCGAAGAGAAATACGGATCGGACTATGCGCTTGAAATCGATATCAACGATGATGATGAAGACGATGACGACGATGAAGAGCAAGAAGATCGCGCCGGAAGCGATGAGGACGGCAGAGCTGGCCAGGATGAACTTGCCGGACGTCGCGCAAAACGCTCGAACGAAACGATCCTCGCCGAATTTGGAAGAGGCCGCGCAAAGCAGATCAGCATGGCGAAGGGCAAGGGTTCCGGGCCCGTTTATCTCTGGACCGACGAGGTCGACGAGTTACCCGAGAACGGCCGTTACATCCTCATGATAGGCCACGAAGGCGAAGGGCTCAAGCGTTCGCTGATCGAACGCTCGGACTACGTCATCAGCATTCCGATGCACGGCCGGCTGAGCTCGCTTAACGCGGCCGTCGCCGGCGCCATCCTTATCGAGCGGATACTTTCCGTTCGGCCTCCGCTACGGTATGACTGA
- the cysS gene encoding cysteine--tRNA ligase codes for MLKLFNTLSQKKEEFRPADPNRVTIYNCGPTVYNFNHIGNFRSYVAVDQLRRYLKFRGYTVDHTSNITDIDDKIIDNALAKGQTIEQFVGPYIEAFLEDLKTLSIEPVEHRPRATRYIDSMLQMMKDLETNGHTYVLDGSVYYRISSFRDYGRLSKIEAENLVSAAGGRFDADEYTKEDVRDFALWKKPTRANEPAWESPYGQGRPGWHLECSAMIHSIYGHDGIDIHAGGIDLVFPHHENEIAQSCGAHPGENFVRTWFHNEHLLVEGKKMSKSLGNFYTLRDLTTEDGANQLIQEGRAPEWLIELVKSGEIARCIRYVLLATNYRMKLNFTFAQIQSARSSIERMQKAVDRLIQATGLSEQEIKTLYNERRGDRPGHGGAKLAPHSKEAAQSIHEFIEAMDDDLNISKALAAAFEMLPRANTALDREAAKEELTDFLIVLYGMDSVFGLLRFHEEAKSASLSADEIEGWIEKRNDARKRKDFAEADRIRDELLAKGIVIKDTPKGTTWEPA; via the coding sequence ATGCTCAAACTCTTCAACACTCTCAGCCAGAAAAAAGAGGAGTTCCGTCCCGCCGATCCGAACCGGGTGACGATCTACAACTGCGGGCCGACCGTTTACAATTTCAATCATATCGGCAACTTTCGATCCTACGTTGCCGTCGATCAGCTGCGCCGCTATCTGAAGTTTCGCGGCTACACCGTCGACCATACGAGCAACATCACCGACATCGACGACAAGATCATCGACAACGCCCTTGCGAAAGGGCAAACGATCGAGCAGTTCGTCGGTCCTTACATCGAGGCCTTTCTCGAAGATCTGAAAACGCTGTCGATCGAGCCTGTCGAACATCGTCCGCGAGCGACTCGCTATATAGACTCGATGCTTCAGATGATGAAGGATCTTGAAACAAACGGACACACCTACGTTCTCGACGGCAGCGTCTATTACCGCATCTCAAGCTTTCGCGATTACGGACGCCTGTCAAAGATCGAGGCCGAGAATCTTGTCTCGGCCGCCGGCGGACGCTTTGATGCCGACGAATATACGAAAGAAGACGTGCGTGACTTCGCCCTCTGGAAGAAGCCGACGCGAGCTAACGAGCCGGCATGGGAATCTCCGTACGGGCAAGGTCGACCCGGATGGCATCTTGAATGCTCGGCGATGATTCACAGCATCTACGGCCATGACGGTATCGATATTCATGCCGGCGGTATCGATCTCGTCTTTCCGCATCACGAGAACGAGATCGCTCAGAGCTGCGGAGCGCATCCGGGCGAGAATTTCGTACGCACCTGGTTTCATAACGAACATCTTCTCGTCGAAGGCAAGAAGATGTCGAAGTCCCTGGGTAACTTTTATACCCTTCGCGACCTGACGACCGAAGACGGAGCAAACCAGCTCATCCAGGAGGGCCGTGCGCCGGAGTGGCTCATCGAGCTTGTGAAATCGGGCGAGATTGCACGCTGCATCCGCTATGTGCTCCTTGCGACGAACTATCGCATGAAGCTGAACTTCACCTTCGCGCAGATTCAGTCGGCGCGTTCTTCGATCGAACGCATGCAGAAGGCCGTCGATCGCCTGATCCAGGCCACCGGTCTTTCAGAACAAGAGATCAAGACGCTGTATAACGAGCGCAGAGGCGATCGTCCGGGGCACGGCGGAGCAAAGCTTGCGCCGCATTCAAAAGAGGCCGCTCAGAGCATTCACGAATTCATCGAGGCCATGGACGACGATCTGAATATCTCGAAGGCCCTTGCGGCAGCATTCGAGATGTTGCCGAGAGCGAACACCGCTCTGGATCGCGAAGCGGCGAAAGAAGAGCTGACCGATTTCCTGATCGTCCTTTATGGTATGGATTCCGTATTCGGGCTTCTGCGCTTTCACGAAGAGGCGAAGTCGGCAAGCCTGTCGGCCGACGAGATCGAAGGCTGGATCGAGAAGCGAAACGATGCACGCAAGCGAAAGGACTTCGCCGAGGCCGATCGCATTCGCGACGAGCTGCTTGCAAAAGGCATCGTTATCAAAGATACGCCGAAGGGCACGACATGGGAGCCGGCCTGA
- a CDS encoding GyrI-like domain-containing protein: MKQQPRIVDLPSRTLLGIKMTTSLAKNDTPALWQSFLSRRKQITGVLSSDLYSAAEYPADLLASP; encoded by the coding sequence ATGAAACAGCAACCCCGCATCGTCGATCTTCCGTCACGAACGCTTCTGGGAATCAAGATGACAACCTCACTTGCAAAAAATGATACTCCTGCCCTCTGGCAGAGTTTCCTGTCTCGAAGAAAGCAAATCACAGGCGTGCTCAGCTCCGATCTTTATTCGGCGGCCGAATATCCGGCCGATCTGCTCGCTTCCCCTTGA